A genomic segment from Candidatus Brocadia sinica JPN1 encodes:
- the mgtE gene encoding magnesium transporter produces the protein MELQWTKIFLPEIKELIETKDFKGLRDFLRERHPADIVDILRELDPAERVMGFRLLDKNKISEVFALFEPIEQEELLKQFTEQHVKEILVQMQPDDRTQLFDELPAHLVEKLLKLLPPTDRREANELLNYPHNSAGRIMTTEYVDLQMDMTVAKALEHIRKTGPNRETIYICYIVDETKKLRGVASLKNIILANPDQFIKDIMNENVFYVHTTDDQEKAVQVVQKYDILAVPVVDNEDRLVGIVTVDDVLDVVQEEVTEDFQRMAGIQTTEEEYFRVGFSKRVINRVSWLVILVIAATISQTILKNYSGVLSSVIALTYFIPMLTGSGGNTGSQSSTLIIRALATGEVKFREWWRIILREFKVGVSLGLIMGLIAFTIAAISLGQITLALTVGVSLCIVVSVGNIVGVAIPLFFRFLKLDPAFVSAPLIATLLDATGLVIYFEIASRILSASIP, from the coding sequence ATGGAACTGCAGTGGACAAAGATATTTCTTCCTGAAATTAAGGAACTCATTGAAACCAAGGATTTCAAGGGACTACGAGACTTCCTTCGGGAGCGCCATCCTGCGGACATTGTAGATATCCTCAGAGAACTCGATCCCGCAGAGCGCGTGATGGGCTTCAGATTACTTGACAAGAATAAGATTTCCGAGGTCTTTGCCCTCTTTGAACCTATTGAACAGGAAGAACTTCTCAAGCAGTTTACCGAGCAGCATGTAAAAGAAATTTTAGTGCAAATGCAGCCGGATGACCGTACGCAACTCTTTGATGAATTACCGGCCCATCTCGTTGAAAAACTTTTAAAACTTCTCCCACCAACAGACCGCAGGGAAGCTAATGAACTTTTGAACTATCCGCATAACTCTGCAGGTCGTATAATGACCACGGAATATGTCGATCTTCAGATGGATATGACCGTGGCGAAGGCGCTGGAACACATCCGTAAAACCGGACCGAATCGTGAGACAATTTATATCTGCTATATTGTGGATGAGACAAAAAAACTCCGAGGCGTTGCTTCTTTGAAGAATATCATTCTTGCCAATCCCGATCAATTCATTAAGGATATTATGAATGAGAATGTTTTTTATGTTCATACCACGGATGATCAGGAAAAAGCGGTACAGGTAGTTCAAAAATACGATATCCTTGCCGTTCCAGTGGTGGACAATGAGGACAGACTGGTGGGGATCGTTACTGTGGATGACGTATTAGACGTTGTGCAAGAAGAAGTGACAGAAGATTTTCAGAGGATGGCGGGTATACAAACTACTGAGGAAGAATATTTTCGTGTAGGGTTTTCAAAGCGAGTCATTAACCGTGTTTCCTGGTTGGTTATTCTCGTAATTGCTGCGACCATATCACAAACCATATTGAAAAATTATTCCGGAGTCTTAAGTTCGGTGATTGCCCTTACTTATTTTATCCCCATGCTTACTGGGTCTGGTGGTAATACGGGGTCACAGTCCTCTACTTTAATTATCCGGGCGCTAGCTACTGGTGAAGTAAAATTCAGGGAATGGTGGCGAATTATCTTACGGGAATTTAAGGTTGGCGTTTCACTGGGACTCATCATGGGTCTGATCGCCTTTACCATTGCTGCAATATCTTTAGGACAAATAACACTCGCTTTAACAGTGGGTGTTTCTCTGTGTATTGTGGTAAGTGTGGGAAACATCGTTGGTGTTGCCATTCCTTTATTCTTCAGATTTTTAAAACTTGATCCGGCCTTTGTGTCTGCGCCACTTATTGCCACGCTGTTAGACGCTACGGGACTTGTTATTTACTTTGAGATTGCCAGCAGGATACTCTCCGCATCTATTCCGTAG